The following proteins are encoded in a genomic region of Gouania willdenowi chromosome 6, fGouWil2.1, whole genome shotgun sequence:
- the c6h15orf39 gene encoding uncharacterized protein C15orf39 homolog has product MPLFDGSTVSDGLSKPSNMSGVLGKPTLSYNGSYVMFDPRGRDGEGFSPHWSNSKATLVEGKNPMGHLPDAVGQNHIRQNFPLYANPSEVNSPTASADVRRQKPGCEILSPSFENSVYFARPQPVYRAAHCCNGPGCVMGPPYVVEHGSRMLNSLYEREWMQSGVPYTKMPPIQRQGPDTLLEQRGVPFEPTVDSLNRIHVEPYASNRVRALPVMMEPNFTRYHCAPTLNAPLSDHSHPLQTAPRGYPGLYSHRTYEHMTSELYQDPSSMAKYGQLAHHPVFYCPPANVDAEQRIQCKETSSKQGEDVPAIHKHSIPNSLEHCIVTQSLHGDIPLAFPSTEMLPVHPFMQGFSYPCYAVPRVHSNANQIRSPLKSPHALPVYNYSLLNVSPSRQHKDHPRTSPTSPNKDKSTRDVGQVSSHSPFMYMNQTSPTRRIGQPGTSPSSIQLAKLFPTLAGLTVSPAVLSPVNMNLNRLTDYLPCQAPETCQKRPQSLPLSPSAWLSHTDQTRATPDGPKFQKVIFSPIVATESKHNGSVSFSGSPTHKDSLKRKHSNLSPPIKIKEDLYEGVIRKKLKKSNYQPVGNHTDSPPMPVIDNVFSLAHYLMASRGSSSGEALLRTTQSSDECEGKQENENKKSDPDKKQHNWAVTSKEICPHAPTEKVVDEDFEPLKVKVEKVDPSETDLVEETRINQSECIKVIIKMEPEDAVPPNSNPTNNCESEDLKSEPPSEITKDASVVSEPATFVTNQNSLSQGNVHHLHKPPVPSQADSNHPSPQPEPTKSPHKNPSNSLPYQNILSKDRQPSPCPPDRMPALALNVVVPQQVPQIPVRKHFFALHYSFCKQVSELVSASSEQELKNWLSQQEIGPVTSSTKVQKVTCLLGVKAREVWIKEEMKSKLNDILLRLKEYTAMERCPFPHIMRTGAVFLPMLVVKELLFPTVQGSLVDKVLQEHKVQLRPTTLSEEKILTQLHKRACSSKLRRLMSLRHLPDIYEDVVNLLYYTSVCKHLESTSSDVQNSAQE; this is encoded by the exons ATGCCATTATTCGACGGGTCAACAGTATCCGATGGACTGTCAAAACCATCAAACATGTCAGGGGTCTTGGGAAAGCCGACGCTGTCTTACAATGGGAGCTATGTTATGTTTGATCCCAGAGGAAGAGACGGAGAAGGATTCTCTCCTCACTGGAGTAACTCAAAGGCAACCCTGGTTGAGGGTAAGAACCCTATGGGTCACCTCCCAGACGCGGTGGGACAAAACCACATCAGACAGAACTTTCCGTTATACGCCAACCCCTCAGAGGTCAATAGTCCGACAGCATCGGCAGATGTAAGACGACAAAAACCTGGATGTGAGATTTTGTCACCGTCTTTTGAAAACTCTGTTTACTTTGCCCGTCCCCAACCAGTTTACAGAGCAGCCCACTGCTGCAATGGGCCGGGTTGTGTGATGGGACCACCGTACGTTGTGGAGCATGGCTCCAGGATGCTGAACTCTTTGTATGAGCGCGAATGGATGCAGAGTGGGGTTCCTTACACCAAAATGCCTCCTATTCAGAGGCAAGGGCCCGACACACTTCTAGAGCAAAGAGGTGTGCCGTTTGAGCCAACTGTGGACTCACTGAATAGGATTCACGTAGAACCCTACGCTTCAAACAGAGTGAGGGCTTTACCTGTGATGATGGAGCCAAACTTTACTCGTTACCACTGCGCCCCTACCCTAAATGCTCCTTTAAGTGATCACAGCCATCCTTTACAGACAGCTCCCAGAGGCTACCCCGGCCTCTACTCCCATCGCACATATGAGCATATGACCTCAGAGCTTTATCAAGATCCGTCTTCCATGGCCAAATATGGCCAGCTAGCACATCATCCAGTGTTTTACTGCCCTCCGGCCAATGTGGATGCAGAACAGAGAATTCAGTGTAAAGAGACTAGTAGTAAGCAGGGAGAGGATGTCCCTGCTATTCATAAACACTCGATTCCAAATTCTCTGGAACACTGCATAGTGACTCAGTCCCTTCATGGCGACATTCCTTTGGCCTTTCCCAGCACTGAAATGTTGCCAGTTCATCCATTTATGCAGGGTTTCAGCTATCCCTGCTATGCAGTCCCTAGAGTTCATTCAAATGCAAATCAAATCCGATCCCCCTTAAAGAGCCCACACGCTCTGCCTGTTTATAACTATAGTCTCTTAAATGTTTCCCCCTCAAGACAACATAAAGACCACCCCAGGACTTCTCCAACCAGTCCAAACAAAGACAAATCAACCCGAGACGTTGGCCAGGTGAGCTCTCACTCACCGTTCATGTACATGAACCAAACCAGTCCTACCAGACGCATAGGCCAACCTGGCACTTCACCATCCAGCATACAATTGGCCAAATTGTTTCCCACACTCGCTGGCCTCACAGTAAGCCCAGCTGTTCTGTCTCCGGTAAACATGAATTTGAACAGGCTGACAGATTATTTGCCTTGTCAAGCCCCAGAGACTTGTCAAAAACGCCCACAAAGTCTTCCTCTTTCCCCGTCAGCTTGGCTCTCCCACACAGACCAGACTCGCGCTACACCTGACGGACCAAAGTTCCAAAAAGTAATTTTCTCCCCAATTGTTGCAACAGAAAGTAAACACAACGGTTCTGTGTCCTTCTCAGGATCCCCTACTCATAAAGATTCCTTAAAGAGAAAACATTCAAATTTATCTCCACCCATAAAGATAAAAGAGGATTTATATGAGGGGGTAATCCGTAAAAAACTAAAGAAGTCTAATTATCAGCCAGTAGGAAATCACACGGACTCCCCTCCGATGCCGGTTATTGACAATGTTTTTAGCTTGGCGCATTACCTAATGGCTTCCAGAGGGTCTTCCAGTGGCGAAGCATTGCTAAGAACTACACAGTCCTCTGACGAGTGTGAAGGCAAacaagaaaatgaaaacaagaagTCGGATCCAGATAAAAAGCAGCACAATTGGGCTGTAACTTCCAAAGAAATCTGTCCTCATGCTCCAACAGAGAAGGTTGTTGACGAAGACTTTGAACCCCTAAAAGTCAAGGTAGAAAAGGTAGATCCTTCAGAAACTGACCTTGTTGAGGAGACTCGTATCAACCAAAGTGAATGCATTAAAGTGATAATCAAAATGGAGCCTGAAGATGCTGTTCCACCCAACAGCAATCCCACAAATAATTGTGAATCTGAAGATCTTAAGAGTGAACCGCCATCAGAGATTACAAAAGATGCTTCTGTTGTGTCTGAACCTGCCACATTTGTGACAAATCAGAACTCACTTTCTCAGGGAAACGTGCACCATCTGCACAAACCACCAGTCCCTTCTCAGGCCGACTCTAATCATCCATCTCCACAGCCTGAACCTACAAAATCCCCACACAAAAATCCTTCAAATTCTTTACCCTACCAAAACATCCTGTCTAAGGATAGACAACCCAGCCCTTGTCCACCAGACCGGATGCCTGCTCTAGCATTAAATGTAGTTGTACCACAGCAGGTTCCTCAAATTCCAGTCCGCAAGCACTTCTTTGCGCTGCACTATTCTTTCTGCAAGCAAGTGTCTGAATTAGTGTCTGCCTCCTCAGAGCAGGAGCTGAAAAACTGGCTCTCTCAGCAGGAGATTGGACCAGTTACTTCATCAACCAAAGTGCAGAAGGTGACCTGTTTGTTGGGAGTAAAAGCCAGAGAGGTGTGGATAAAAGAGGAGATGAAGTCAAAACTCAACGACATCCTTCTAAGGTTAAAGGAATACACTGCTATGGAACGCTGCCCTTTTCCTCATATCATGCGGACAGGAGCTGTTTTTCTCCCCATGCTGGTGGTGAAGGAGCTGCTTTTTCCCACTGTCCAGGGAAGCTTGGTGGATAAAGTCCTGCAGGAGCACAAAGTGCAGCTGCGGCCTACGACTCTCTCTGAGGAGAAGATCCTCACCCAGCTGCACAAACGAGCGTGTTCTTCCAAGCTTAGGAGGTTGATGTCTCTTAGACACCTTCCGGACATCTACGAGGATGTGGTCAACCTACTGTACTACACCAGCGTCTGCAAGCATTTGG aATCAACTTCATCTGATGTCCAAAACAGCGCGCAg